The following are encoded in a window of Impatiens glandulifera chromosome 5, dImpGla2.1, whole genome shotgun sequence genomic DNA:
- the LOC124938803 gene encoding protein LURP-one-related 15-like produces MAQPPTSYPSTSSSGQIAVVNPQFCAPYSLDIIIQRKLLTLTEGNFAVADVNGNILFQVKGKLFSLHDRRFLLDVAGNTILTLQQKIISVHKRWVVFKGDSTESKNQLFSVKKSSLLQLKTELDVFLAANTKERSCDFKISGNWSDRSCVIYAGNTKNVVIAQMHKKHNVQSVLLGKDTYSVTVYPYVDYAFIVALVVILEEINADKKGED; encoded by the exons ATGGCTCAGCCACCTACTTCTTACCCTTCAACTTCCAGCTCCGGTCAAATCGCAGTTGTTAACCCTCAATTCTGTGCACCTTACTCACTTGATATCATCATCCAAAGGAAGCTCCTCACCCTAACTGAAGGCAACTTCGCCGTCGCCGACGTTAATGGCAATATCTTGTTTCAGGTCAAAGGGAAACTCTTCAGCCTCCACGATCGTCGCTTCCTCCTTGATGTCGCCGGAAATACCATCCTCACTCTTCAACAAAAG ATAATTAGTGTGCATAAGAGATGGGTAGTTTTCAAAGGAGACAGTACTGAATCTAAGAATCAATTATTTAGCGTGAAGAAGTCTTCTCTGCTCCAACTTAAGACAGAATTGGATGTTTTCTTGGCTGCAAATACTAAGGAACGTAGTTGTGACTTCAAGATCAGTGGAAATTGGTCGGATAGGTCTTGTGTCATTTATGCTGGAAACACTAAAAACGTTGTTATTGCTCAG ATGCACAAGAAGCATAATGTTCAGAGTGTTTTGCTTGGAAAAGACACGTATTCTGTGACTGTTTATCCATATGTAGATTACGCCTTCATAGTTGCACTTGTTGTGATCCTCGAAGAGATCAATGCCGACAAAAAAGGAGAGGATTGA